The DNA sequence CTGGCCGGGGCGCCGATCGACTTCCACGCCGGCGAGTCGGTCATCGCTGCCTCGACCCGGCTGATGGCGGGCACGATGGGGATGGCGCCGTACAAGGCACTGGTCGCCGCGGGCGGCGGCAACATGCCGGGTTCGGCGGTACTGTCGAACTTCATCTCGATCCAGCCGCAGTCGGAGATCTCCCGCCAGCTGCAGCTGCTGGAGAACATCGACGACCCCACCCACGTCGAGCGCTACCGGGTGTTCGAGGACTGGTTCAAGTACACCCAGGACATCCCCGGCGCGTTCTACCTGTGGCTGGTGGAGAACCTGTTCTGGAAGAACCGGCTGATCAAGGGCACGCTCACCGTCGACGGCCGGACCGTCGACATGGGGGCGATCGACTGCCCGCTGCTGCTCCTGGCGGGCTCGTCGGACCACATCACCCCGGCGCCGCAGCTGTTCGCCGCGGCGGAGAAGGTCGGGACCCCGGCCGCGGACGTGACCTACCGGACGGCGAGCGCCGGTCACCTGGGCCTGTTCATGGGCCGCGACGCGCTGCGCCACGACTGGCCGGTGCTGATGGAGACCGTGTACGGCCACTCGGTGCCGGGCCGGAAGAACACCGGCGCCGGCAAGGCGTCGCGGCGGCGCAGCAGTGTCCGGGCGGTGGCCGACCCGCGGGACACCCCGCGGGTGCCCGCACCGTGACCGCCCCGCCCGGACGGGTCGCTCACTAAGAGGATCCTGAGAGAATCGCAACCGCATGTGACCGACGACACGGCCCCGCAGCCACTTTTCCCGGCCTGCGGGGCCTTGTCGTGGGAACGATCCCCGGAACGGATGCGTTGACTCCGTACAGGGCAAGCGGCGAGGCCCATCAATCGTCCGCCGCAGCCCGCGCAGGGGAGGAATTGCACATGACGGTGACCACGACCGCTCCGGCCGTACCCGGCCCGCGCCTCACGACCGAGGCCCCCGCTCGCGCCACCGTGTCGTCGTCCGACACGAAGCGGACCGCCCCGCCGGTCGCCAGCAGCTCCCGCCGTCGCACCGACGGCGACGGAGGCACCGCGCTGGAGACCAGCGTACCCGGTGCCGCGGCCGCCGTGGCGGAGGATCTCGACGCCCAGAGCCCCGCCGCGGACCTGGTGCGCGTCTACCTGAACGGGATCGGCAAGACCGCGCTGCTGACCGCGGAGCAGGAGGTCGAGCTGGCCCGGCGCATCGAGGCCGGCGTGTTCGCCCAGCACCGGCTGGACACCGCCGCCGCCGACGGCACGCTCGACGAGCTGGACCCGCAATACCGCCGCGACCTGCGCGCGGTCGTCCGCGACGGGCTGCTGGCCAAGAACCACCTCCTGGAGGCGAACCTGCGCCTCGTGGTGAGCCTGGCCAAGCGCTACACCGGGCGCGGGATGCCGCTGCTGGACCTGATCCAGGAGGGCAACCTCGGCCTGATCCGGGCGGTGGAGAAGTTCGACTACACCAAGGGCTTCAAGTTCTCGACCTACGCGACCTGGTGGATCCGGCAGGCCATCACCCGTGGCATGGCCGACCAGGCCCGCACCATCCGGCTGCCCGTGCACCTGGTGGAGCAGGTCAACAAGCTGGCCCGGATCAAGCGCGACATGCACCAGCGCCAGGGCCGCGAGCCCACCGAGGCCGAGCTGGCGGCCGAGTCGGGCATCCCGGAGCACAAGATCCAGGACCTGCTCGACCACGCCCGCGACCCGGTGAGCCTGGACATGCCGGTCGGGTCCGAGGAGGAGGCGCCGCTCGGTGACTTCATCGAGGACGCCGAGGCGACCGACGCCGAGAACACCGTGATCTCGAGCCTGCTGCACGACGACCTCCGCCGGGTGCTGGCCACCCTGGAGGACCGCGAGCAGAAGGTCATCCGGATGCGGTTCGGCCTCGACGACGGGCAGCCGCACACGCTCGACCAGATCGGGCGCGCCTTCAAGCTCTCCCGCGAGCGCGTGCGCCAGATCGAGCGCGAGGTCATGTCGAAGCTGCGGGTCGGCGAGCGCGCCGACAAGCTGCGCGCCTACGCGAGCTGAGCCGGATCGGCCGGGCGTCCCCCCACCCGGCTCCGGTGAAGGACGGCCGGCGGAGCGATCGCTCCGCCGGCCGTTGCCGTCTCGGGCACCCCGGGGCTCCCCACGAGTTCGGGGTTCGGGATGCACGGCACGGGGAGTTCTACCGGATCGATTCCGCGGCGGGTGGCGCGACACGACGACGGGCCGGGGGTGGCGCGTACCACCCCCGGCCGCGATCGTTGTCGCTGCCGGGTCGGCGCGCCTACAGTCGAGTCATGTCCCGCCCCTCCACCGGACCGGCCGTGGGCGCGCACTCCGCCCCGGTGACCCCCTCGGTGACCCCGGAGACCATGCGCGACGCACTGGGCGCGTTCGCATCCGGCGTCGTCGTCGTCACCGCGGTCGGACCGGACGGGCCGGTGGGGTTCACCTGTCAGTCCTTCGCCTCGCTGTCGCTGGACCCGCCGCTGGTGAGCTTCGCGCCCTCGCGCGGGTCCTCCACCTGGCCGCGCATCCGCCAGGTGGGCCGGTTCTGCGTGAACGTGCTGGCCGCCGACCACGAGCACCACAGCGCCGGCTTCGCCCGCTCCGGGATCGACAAGTTCGCCGGGGTGTCCTGGACGGCGGCGCCGTCCGGCTCGCCGGTCCTGGAGGGCGTCGGCGCCTGGGTCGACTGCACCCTGTGGAACGAGTACGACGGCGGCGACCACACGATCGTCGCCGCCCGGGTCGACGCGCTCGGCGCGGACCCGGAGCGGCTGCCGCTGCTGTTCCACCGCGGCACCTACTCCCTGACCCCGCGGGCCGCGTCGTGAGCGGTGTCGTGAGCGGTGGTGCGGGCCGCATCATCGGGGTCGTCGCCGGGCCGGAGCCGGGCGGGCGCACGGCGGCCGCCGTCGCCGGGATCCTCGCCGGCACCGGGACCGACACCGCGCTGATCGAGCTGTCGCAGACCCCCGTCGCCGAGGTCACCGCGGCCTTCGCCGACGCCGACGCCGTCGTGTTCGGCAGCCCGGTCTACCGGGCCGGGCACACGGCGTCGCTGCGGGTATTGCTGGAGGCCACCGAGCGCGGCAAGTGGGGCGAGAAGACCGCCCCGCTCCAGGGCAAGGCGGCCGCGGTCGTGCTGACCGGGGCGAGCGGGCACCACTTCCTCGCCGTCGACGGGCTGCGCTCGGTGCTGGCCGGGTTCTTCGCCGTGCAGGTCCTCTCCCCCGGGCTCTACCTCGACCACTCCGGATACCTGGACCGCAACACCCTCACCGAGCAGTCCGCAGAGCTCGCGGCGGCGCACGGGCGGGCACTGGCCGACCTGACCACCGCGGTGCGCGGCTCCGAGGCGCTGCGGGCGATCACCCCGGTCGTCTGAGCGCCACCCGCGTCAGTGCCCGCGTCACCGCCCGGCCGGGACGGCGGCGCGGGCGCAGCCGAGCGCCACGAGCGCGCCGAACAGGGTGAACCCGGTCGCGACCAGCACCGCCACCTGCCAGCCCGCCAGCAGCTCGGCCACCGGCTCGTTCCCGGCCGGCGAGGTCAGCACCGAGGTCACCGTGACGCCGACGGCGGCGCCAAGGTAGCGGGCGGTGTTGTTGATGCCGCTGCCGGTGCCCGCGCGGTCCGGCGGCACCGAGGCCACTGCCTCGCGGCCGAGCGTCGCGTTGACGACCCCGGTGCCGACACCGACGACGACCAGCGCGGCCAGGACCACCCCGGTGCCGGAGCCGGTGGCGAGCAGTCCGAGCTGACCGGCCGTCATGACCAGCAGGCCGACACCGAGACGGACCCCGCCGGTGACTCGCTCGCTGATCCGGCGGGTCAGCAGCGCGGTGACGATGCTGGTGGCCGACCAGCCGAGCAGCAGCAGCGCCGCCGTCGCGGGGGCGGTGCCGTGCACCGGGGCGAGCACGGCGGGCAGGTAGGAGCTCAGCGAGATGATGCCGAGCCCGGTGGCCAGGCTCGCGACCGTCGCCCCGACCAGCCCGGGGTGGCGGAACAGCCGGGGACCGGCCATCGGGTGCGGCACGACGAACTGGACCACGACGAACCCGGCCAGCAGCGCCGCCCCGACCGCGAGCAGCACGACCGTCGCGGTGGTGACCGGCAGCCGTCGCGCCTCGGTGAGGCCCGCGAGCAGCACCGTCAGCCCGGCCGCGAGCAGCACCATCCCGCTGACGTCGACCGGCCGCGGTGCGCCGGCGGTGGACTCGGTCAGCAGCACCCGCGCGGCCACGGCCAGCACCAGCCCGGTGACGCCGACGGCCAGGTAGAGCCACCGCCACGGCAGCACCCCGGCGAGCAACGGCCCGGCGGCGATCCCGGCGGCCAGCGCCGCGCCCCACAGCCCGGTCGCGGCCGAGCGGCGCGGGCCCGGCGGCAGCGCGTGCCCGATCAGGGCGAGACTGCACGCGACGACCGCGGCCGCCCCGACGCCCTGCCCGATCCGGCCGGCGACGAACCCGGCGGTGCCGGTGGCGAGCGCCCCGCCCGCCGAGGCCAGGGCCAGCACCACCGCGCCGGTCGTGAACACCGCGCGCCGCCCCAGCCGATCGGCCAGGGTCCCCGCGGTCAGCAGCACCGCGGTGAGCCCCAGGCTCATCGAGCTCAGGATCCAGGAGCGCCCCGACGGCGAGGAGCCGAGGTCGGCCGCGATCGGGGCCAGGGTGGCCAGCGGCGCGGTGTAGCTGACCAGGGCCAACGTCGTTCCGAGCGACGCCACCGCCACCGTGCGTCGGGCCACGCCGCCACCCCCGTCGTCACCGCTGACCGGTCATGATCAGGACGGACGCTACGCCGCGGGGCTCAGCTGGGCAGGCCGAGCAGCGCGGGCAGGTCCACGACCGAGTCGATGACGGCGTCGGCGCCCGCGGCGCGCAGCCGCGGCTCGCCGTGCGCCCCGCCCCGAACCCCGACGGCGAGCCCCGCCCCCGCCCGGACGGCGGCGTCGATGTCGGCGGTCGCGTCACCGGTCACGGCGACCTGCGCGGGCTCGGCCCCGGCCCGCCGGGCGGCGGCGTGGAGCAGGTCGGGCTCGGGCAGGCCGCGACCGTCGACGTCGGCGGGCGACAGGACCATGTCCGCCCGCTCGGTGAACCCGAGCGCCGACACCAGGCGGTCCCGCAGCTCGGGGTCGAACCCGCAGGTCAGAGCCACGCTCAGGCCGGCGTCGCGGAGTGCGTCGAGGGTCTGCGCGGCGCCGGGGACCGGGCGTACGCGGCCCGCGTCCAACGCGGCGTGCAGGTGGTCGGCGAACGCGGAGTGCGCGCGGCGGGCCCGATACATGTCGCCGTCGAGCAGTTCGCCGAGCACCGTCATGACCGGGCGGTCCATCGTCGCGCGGGCCTGGCGGTCCAGCGCCGGGTAGCACGGGCCGTCGACACGGACCCCGGCGGCGCGCAGGCCGGCACGCAGACCGGCGAGCACGAGCCCGTCGTCGGCCATCGTCGTACCCGCCAGGTCGAGCACCGCCAGTTGCACGGGTGAACTCCACCGGCGCCGGATGACGATCACCCGTCCCCTGGTCGACTTCCGGGTGAACCGGCCGCGTCACTCCGGGGCCGGCGGCCTCCGGGGCGTCGCGGCGGTCACCACAGCTCGCCGTCGCGCCAGTCGCAGACGAGGGCGCGGGTCGGGTCGAGCGGCGCGTCGACGGGCAGGACGTGCACGCTGCCGCGCTCGTCGGGGGTGTCGACGATGCCGTCCGGGGTGAGCGCCGCGAGCGGGCCGCGCCACGGTTCCCACCCGAGCCTGCGGTAGAGCCGCGCGGCACGGGCGGCGGCGCCGAGGGCCCCGAGCCGGTACCCGCCGCGCACGATCCGGTCCACCTCGGCCATCAGCAGTCCGCCGAGCCCGCCGCCCTGGAGCCCGGGCCGCACGGCGACCGCCTCGACGTAGCCGGTGCGCAGCGCGACGCCGTCGTGCAGCAGCCGCCGCCCCACGACGGCCGCGTGCCCGACCGGGTCCTGCACCGGCCCGGCGAGCACGTGCACCCCGCCGAGTGCGTGGTCGAACGAGGCGTCGTCGAACCCGCCGGTCCCGTCGGCGTCGGCGGGGAACGCGGCGTCGAGCAGGGCGCGCAGGCCCCGGATTCCGTCGCGCCCGAGATCGGCGGTGGGCAGGACGGTCAGGCGCACCCGGCCGATCCTTCCGCAGTGCCCGGCTCCGTGCCTCAGAAGGTCGGGAGCATCCATCCGAGCACCGGGGTCGACTGCAGGTACACCAGCACGCACAGCACCACGAGCAGCCCGACGCTCCACAGGACGGTCCGCCGGAACAGCTCGGACTCCCGGCCGGCGATGCCCACGGCCGTCGCCGCGATGGTCAGGTTCTGCGGGCTGATCATCTTCCCGACGACGCCGCCGGAGGTGTTCGCCGCGACCATCAGGTGCGGGTCGAGCCCGGCCCGCTCGGCCGCGGTCTGCTGCAGCGTCGCGAACAGGGCGTTGGCCGAGGTGTCCGAGCCGGTGACCGCGGTGCCGAGCCAGCCGAGGATCGGCGACAGGAAGGCGAAGGCCGCGCCGGTCCCGGCGATCCAGGTGCCGATGGAGATCGTCTGCCCGGACAGGTTCATCACGTAGGCGAGCGCGAGGACGGTGGCCACGGTCAGGCAGGCGAACCGCAGCCGGTACGCGGTCCCGGTGAACTCGCGGACGGCCGTCGCGGGCGACAGCCGGTACAGCGCGGCGACGCCGATGCCGCAGATCAGCAGCAGCGAGCCGGGTGAGGACAGCCACTGGAGGCTGTAGACCGTGGTCGACACCGGGTCCCCGGACGCGCCGAGGATCTGCCCGTCCAGGCCCGGCCACCCGATCTTGACGTCGGTCCCGGACAGGAAGGACGTCACCGGGCCGACCAGCTTCGCCACCGAGAACACCACGATGATCAGCAGGTACGGGGCGAAGGCCATGACCAGTCGGCCGACCGAGAGTGCCTGCGAGCGCTCGGCGAGGGTGCGCTGCTCGGTCGCGACGGACCGGCCGCCGTCGGCTCCGCCCGGCTCCTCGACGGGCGCGTCGGCGGTGCGCTCGATGCGCAGTGTCTCCCTCGCCTCGGCGCCGCCGCGCGGCTGCCAGAAGCGCAGCAGGAGCACGCCGGCGGCCAGCCCGGCCAGCGAGGCGACGATGTCGGTGAGCTCGACCGACAGGTAGGTGGCGGCCAGCCACTGGGCGAGGGCGAACGCGAGTCCGATGACGAGCGCGACCGGCCAGACATGGCGCACGCCGCGCCTGCCGTCGACGAGCAGCACCAGCAGCGTCGGCACGACGACCGCGAGCACCGGGGTCTGGTGGCCGACGACGGCACCGATCTCGTCGTACGGGATCCCGGTGAGGGTGCCCGCGGTGATGATCGGGGTACCGACCGCGCCGAACGCGACGGGTGCGGTGTTGGCCAGCAGCACGACGACCGCCGCCCGGACCGGGGAGAACCCGAGCGCCATCAGCATGACGCCGGTGATCGCCACCGGGGCGCCGAACCCGGCCAGCGCCTCGAGCAGCCCGCCGAAGCAGAACGCGATGATGATCGCCTGCACCCGGGGGTCGTCGGAGATCAGCCCGAAGGCGGCGCGCAGGTCCTCGAACCGGCCTGCGGCCACGGTGAGCTGGTAGAGCCAGATCGCGGTGAAGACGATCCACATGATCGGGAAGAGACCGAACACCGCTCCCTCGGTGGCCGAGAGCAGGGCCAGGTGAACGGGCATTCCGAAGGCCGCCACCGCGACCACGACCGCGACGACGAGCGCGGCCAGCCCGGCCCAGTGC is a window from the Pseudonocardia sp. HH130629-09 genome containing:
- a CDS encoding alpha/beta fold hydrolase, which encodes MSTAITRRSAPSGEHGPRALPETPVAAATGSDDRPDPLRYLVSYNTRNLTKVVTEVGRATGAYWIDAVQRMARPGDAARRGLLWISAMADRREPTWHLANEVVLSTPFASLRDFTAAEHRDDDVVPTLVLPPQAGHSSTVVDYSPQQSQIAMIRASGLTKVYALDWRPATTATKNVTITDYLAVIDRSIRRMGGKANLVGDCQGGWLATIYAALHPDRVNTLTLAGAPIDFHAGESVIAASTRLMAGTMGMAPYKALVAAGGGNMPGSAVLSNFISIQPQSEISRQLQLLENIDDPTHVERYRVFEDWFKYTQDIPGAFYLWLVENLFWKNRLIKGTLTVDGRTVDMGAIDCPLLLLAGSSDHITPAPQLFAAAEKVGTPAADVTYRTASAGHLGLFMGRDALRHDWPVLMETVYGHSVPGRKNTGAGKASRRRSSVRAVADPRDTPRVPAP
- a CDS encoding sigma-70 family RNA polymerase sigma factor translates to MHMTVTTTAPAVPGPRLTTEAPARATVSSSDTKRTAPPVASSSRRRTDGDGGTALETSVPGAAAAVAEDLDAQSPAADLVRVYLNGIGKTALLTAEQEVELARRIEAGVFAQHRLDTAAADGTLDELDPQYRRDLRAVVRDGLLAKNHLLEANLRLVVSLAKRYTGRGMPLLDLIQEGNLGLIRAVEKFDYTKGFKFSTYATWWIRQAITRGMADQARTIRLPVHLVEQVNKLARIKRDMHQRQGREPTEAELAAESGIPEHKIQDLLDHARDPVSLDMPVGSEEEAPLGDFIEDAEATDAENTVISSLLHDDLRRVLATLEDREQKVIRMRFGLDDGQPHTLDQIGRAFKLSRERVRQIEREVMSKLRVGERADKLRAYAS
- a CDS encoding flavin reductase family protein, translating into MSRPSTGPAVGAHSAPVTPSVTPETMRDALGAFASGVVVVTAVGPDGPVGFTCQSFASLSLDPPLVSFAPSRGSSTWPRIRQVGRFCVNVLAADHEHHSAGFARSGIDKFAGVSWTAAPSGSPVLEGVGAWVDCTLWNEYDGGDHTIVAARVDALGADPERLPLLFHRGTYSLTPRAAS
- a CDS encoding NAD(P)H-dependent oxidoreductase; the encoded protein is MSGVVSGGAGRIIGVVAGPEPGGRTAAAVAGILAGTGTDTALIELSQTPVAEVTAAFADADAVVFGSPVYRAGHTASLRVLLEATERGKWGEKTAPLQGKAAAVVLTGASGHHFLAVDGLRSVLAGFFAVQVLSPGLYLDHSGYLDRNTLTEQSAELAAAHGRALADLTTAVRGSEALRAITPVV
- a CDS encoding MFS transporter, with amino-acid sequence MARRTVAVASLGTTLALVSYTAPLATLAPIAADLGSSPSGRSWILSSMSLGLTAVLLTAGTLADRLGRRAVFTTGAVVLALASAGGALATGTAGFVAGRIGQGVGAAAVVACSLALIGHALPPGPRRSAATGLWGAALAAGIAAGPLLAGVLPWRWLYLAVGVTGLVLAVAARVLLTESTAGAPRPVDVSGMVLLAAGLTVLLAGLTEARRLPVTTATVVLLAVGAALLAGFVVVQFVVPHPMAGPRLFRHPGLVGATVASLATGLGIISLSSYLPAVLAPVHGTAPATAALLLLGWSATSIVTALLTRRISERVTGGVRLGVGLLVMTAGQLGLLATGSGTGVVLAALVVVGVGTGVVNATLGREAVASVPPDRAGTGSGINNTARYLGAAVGVTVTSVLTSPAGNEPVAELLAGWQVAVLVATGFTLFGALVALGCARAAVPAGR
- a CDS encoding HAD family hydrolase, which codes for MQLAVLDLAGTTMADDGLVLAGLRAGLRAAGVRVDGPCYPALDRQARATMDRPVMTVLGELLDGDMYRARRAHSAFADHLHAALDAGRVRPVPGAAQTLDALRDAGLSVALTCGFDPELRDRLVSALGFTERADMVLSPADVDGRGLPEPDLLHAAARRAGAEPAQVAVTGDATADIDAAVRAGAGLAVGVRGGAHGEPRLRAAGADAVIDSVVDLPALLGLPS
- a CDS encoding GNAT family N-acetyltransferase encodes the protein MRLTVLPTADLGRDGIRGLRALLDAAFPADADGTGGFDDASFDHALGGVHVLAGPVQDPVGHAAVVGRRLLHDGVALRTGYVEAVAVRPGLQGGGLGGLLMAEVDRIVRGGYRLGALGAAARAARLYRRLGWEPWRGPLAALTPDGIVDTPDERGSVHVLPVDAPLDPTRALVCDWRDGELW
- a CDS encoding L-lactate permease; the protein is MFQHDPEPLGSLWLSALVALLPLVAIFVTLGALRWKAHWAGLAALVVAVVVAVAAFGMPVHLALLSATEGAVFGLFPIMWIVFTAIWLYQLTVAAGRFEDLRAAFGLISDDPRVQAIIIAFCFGGLLEALAGFGAPVAITGVMLMALGFSPVRAAVVVLLANTAPVAFGAVGTPIITAGTLTGIPYDEIGAVVGHQTPVLAVVVPTLLVLLVDGRRGVRHVWPVALVIGLAFALAQWLAATYLSVELTDIVASLAGLAAGVLLLRFWQPRGGAEARETLRIERTADAPVEEPGGADGGRSVATEQRTLAERSQALSVGRLVMAFAPYLLIIVVFSVAKLVGPVTSFLSGTDVKIGWPGLDGQILGASGDPVSTTVYSLQWLSSPGSLLLICGIGVAALYRLSPATAVREFTGTAYRLRFACLTVATVLALAYVMNLSGQTISIGTWIAGTGAAFAFLSPILGWLGTAVTGSDTSANALFATLQQTAAERAGLDPHLMVAANTSGGVVGKMISPQNLTIAATAVGIAGRESELFRRTVLWSVGLLVVLCVLVYLQSTPVLGWMLPTF